One part of the Aquila chrysaetos chrysaetos unplaced genomic scaffold, bAquChr1.4, whole genome shotgun sequence genome encodes these proteins:
- the ERCC1 gene encoding LOW QUALITY PROTEIN: DNA excision repair protein ERCC-1 (The sequence of the model RefSeq protein was modified relative to this genomic sequence to represent the inferred CDS: deleted 1 base in 1 codon), with protein PLTFDPAPGRARAYDPRHGGGPGPGGEAEAVHGAAGGSRRPLGPVAFQTLWAPPPAPPAEYVVQQSVPTACPGTTEPVPVPVSTTGAPPRPPQPPEPGGGGPPGGAVPGGGGGSAGDVPPLPVLKPGAKSSSIIVSPRQRGNPVLKFIRNVPWEFGDVVPDYVLGQSTCALFLSLRYHHLNPGYIHDRLRHLGRSYGLQLLLLQVDVKDPHQALKELAKICILADCTLLVAWSPEEAGRYLETYKAYEQKPPDLLKERVEQDFLSRMTDCLTSIKSVNKTDALSLLTTFGSLAAVVDASREDLSLCPGVGPQKAKRLFDVLHEPFLKVPK; from the exons CCCCTGACCTTTGACCCCGCTCCTGGTCGGGCGCGGGCCTACGACCCCCGCCATGGAggcggccccggtcccggcggGGAAGCGGAGGCGGTTCACGGTGCGGCAGGAGGGTCCCGCCGACCCCTCG GTCCCGTCGCTTTTCAAACCCtctgggccccccccccggctccccccgccgaGTACGTGGTACAGCAGTCGGTCCCCACGGCCTGTCCCGGAACCACCGAACCGGTCCCGGTTCCCGTTAGCACGACTGGGGCTCCCCCCCGACCCCCTCAGCCCCCCGAACCTGGCGGTGGTGGTCCCCCGGGGGGAGCTGTaccgggagggggggggggcagcgccgGGGACGTCCCCCCCCTGCCCGTGCTCAAACCGGGAgccaagagcagcagcatcatCGTCAGCCCGCGGCAG CGGGGCAACCCGGTCCTGAAGTTCATCCGCAACGTCCCTTGGGAGTTCGGCGACGTCGTCCCTGACTACGTGCTGGGCCAGAGCACCTGCGCCCTCTTCCTGAG CCTGCGGTACCACCACCTCAACCCTGGCTACATCCATGACCGCTTGCGGCACCTGGGCAGGAGCTAcgggctgcagctgctgctgctccaagTCGACGTG AAGGACCCACACCAGGCACTGAAGGAG CTGGCGAAGATCTGCATCCTGGCCGACTGCACCCTCCTGGTAGCCTGGAG ccccgagGAGGCCGGCAGGTACCTGGAGACCTACAAGGCCTACGAGCAGAAGCCACCCGACTTGCTGAAGGAGCGTGTGGAGCAGGATTTCCTCTCCCGG ATGACCGACTGCCTGACCAGCATCAAGTCGGTGAACAAGACGGATGCGCTGAGTCTCCTCACCACCTTTGGG TCGTTGGCAGCCGTGGTGGATGCCTCCAGGGAAGATCTGTCCCTCTGCCCCGGTGTCGGACCCCAGAAG GCCAAGCGGCTCTTCGATGTCCTGCACGAACCCTTCCTCAAGGTCCCCAAATGA
- the LOC115337654 gene encoding ras-associated and pleckstrin homology domains-containing protein 1-like: MGGGAGATPCTRRHGGLEGCTVPLDGCGQLQPPRDGDGDKRLYRLRGVPGGASSTLLLAPDSPTGPLTCAPPLHGCLTITESFGPPPSVPVTVPVPNPLPAKRKMMIMMETLEAPEVSTPERVAPGEGRDRRPGPPPDVGVAPEEPEVPKKKKQQHKGEQLE; the protein is encoded by the coding sequence CCTGGAGGGCTGTACGGTGCCGCTGGATGGCTGcgggcagctccagccccccaGGGACGGTGACGGTGACAAGCGGCTCTACAGGCTGCGGGGGGTCCCAGGGGGGGCCAGCAGCACCCTCCTCCTGGCCCCTGACTCCCCCACCGGCCCCCTAACCTGCGCCCCCCCGCTCCATGGCTGCCTCACCATCACCGAGAGCTTCGGGCCCCCTCCCAGCGTGCCAGTGACCGTCCCGGTGCCCAATCCACTGCCAGCcaagaggaagatgatgatAATGATGGAGACTCTGGAGGCACCTGAGGTGTCCACCCCGGAGAGGGTGGCACCTGGTGAGGGGAGGGATCGCAggccgggaccccccccagaTGTCGGGGTGGCTCCCGAAGAGCCAGAGGTGCCCAAAAAGAAGAAGCAGCAACACAAGGGGGAACAGCTGGAGTga
- the LOC115337663 gene encoding uncharacterized protein LOC115337663 → MPAEPEVPGVATEPPCPRVPLKKTGDEWGAQLPRANDTEKDSGFSDTSSEHLSGREQTDTEEPPGSGTQGSPLQHPATPPAPGHPFTHLAPVYLVHNLLLQQPLGAPPEPWQPAQLLLLQPLSPAIPRQDTTAMAAPVGSPGCQNQRLGVTVEFLRWGGLLAVALRTGALLRQNRRTQREIATLRRHTRLLARATRDPRAWPRLRDARGGGPPVPPNSRQEPRAFGEGLGAGGL, encoded by the exons ATGCCGGCCGAGCCGGAGGTGCCAGGGGTGGCCACCgagcccccctgccccagggtcCCCCTAAAGAAGACAGGGGACGAGTGGGGGGCACAGCTCCCCCGGGCCAACGACACTGAAAAGGACTCCGGCTTCTCAG ACACCAGCTCAGAGCACTTGAGCGGGCGGGAGCAGACGGATACGGAAGAACCCCCGGGCTCCGGCACCCAAGGGTCCCCGCTGCAGCACCCAGCCACTCCCCCGGCACCCGGCCACCCCTTCACCCACCTGGCACCCGTCTACCTCGTCCAcaacctcctcctccagcag CCCCTGGGAGCCCCCCCAGAGCCCTGGCAGCCAGctcagcttctcctgctccagcccctgtcACCTGCCATCCCCCGCCAGGACACCACTGCAATGGCTGCCCCGGTAGGGAGCCCGGGTTGCCAAAACCAGCGGCTGGGGGTGACAGTGGAGTTTTTGCgctggggggggctgctggcagtGGCTCTTCGGACCGGGGCCCTTCTCCGGCAAAATCGGCGCACCCAGCGGGAGATCGCCACCCTGCGCCGGCACACTCGGTTACTGGCCCGTGCCACCCGCGATCCCCGTGCCTGGCCTCGCCTGCGCGATGCCCGGGGGGGTGGCCCACCGGTGCCCCCCAATTCCCGCCAGGAGCCCCGTGCTTTTGGGGAGGGGTTGGGTGCAGGGGGGCTGTAG
- the CLPTM1 gene encoding cleft lip and palate transmembrane protein 1 translates to MAAPGTEVAAAAAAGPAPGPGQVTSNGSAGGGEAAAAETQRQQPAPNAWQVIKGVLFRIFIIWAISSWFRRGPAPQEQSSTGGTPRAPSRNLFPKDTLMDLYVYISEHEHFTDFNVSSALFWQKRDLVYGDWTSGENADGCYEHYGEVDISQSVQQNGSIYIHVYFTKSGFHPDPRQKNLYRRLATVHTSRMINKYKRRRFQKTKNLLTGETEADPEMIKRAEDYGPVEVISHWHPNLTINMVDDHTPWVKGSVPPPLDQYVKFDAISGDYYPILYFNDYWNLQKDYFPINETLQRLPFRLSFCPLSLWRWQLYAAQSTKSPWNFLGEDLYEQSDEEQDSVKVALLETNPYLLALTIIVSIVHSIFEFLAFKNDIQFWNSRQSLEGLSVRSVFFGVFQSLVVLLYILDNETNFVVQVSVFIGLLIDLWKITKVMDVRLDRENKVAGVFPRITFKDKSTYIESSTKVYDDMAFRYLSWILFPLLGCYAVYSLLYLEHKGWYSWVLSMLYGFLLTFGFITMTPQLFINYKLKSVAHLPWRMLTYKALNTFIDDLFAFVIKMPMMYRIGCLRDDVVFFIYLYQRWIYRVDLTRVNEFGVSGEDQVSSRPPLPGSPPTTLPVGVPPSPPGGEKPPEDKKKD, encoded by the exons ATGGCGGCGCCGGGGACGGAGgtagcggcggcggcagcggcggggcccgCGCCGGGCCCGGGGCAG GTAACCAGTAACGGGAGCGCCGGCGGcggtgaggcggcggcggccgagaCGCAGCGACAGCAGCCGGCCCCCAACGCTTGGCAGGTCATCAAAGGCGTTCTCTTCAG AATCTTCATCATTTGGGCCATCAGCAGCTGGTTCCGCCGCGGACCAGCACcgcaggagcagagcagcacgGGTGGGACGCCGCGAGCCCCGAGCCGAAACCTCTTCCCCAAGGACACTTTAATG GATCTCTACGTTTATATCTCCGAGCACGAGCACTTTACAGACTTCAACGTCAGCTCGGCGCTGTTCTGGCAGAAGCGGGATCTCGTCTACGGGGACTGGACCAGCGGGGAGAACGCTGATGGGTGCTACGAACACTATGGGGAAGTCGACATTTCACAG AGCGTCCAGCAGAATGGCTCCATCTATATCCACGTGTACTTCACGAAGAGTGGCTTCCATCCCGACCCCAGACAGAAAAACCTGTACAGGCGCCTCGCCACGGTCCACACGTCACGAA tgATCAACAAATACAAGCGCCGGCGATTCCAGAAAACCAAGAACCTCCTGACAGGTGAGACGGAGGCAGACCCTGAAATGATCAAG AGGGCGGAAGACTACGGTCCCGTGGAGGTCATCTCGCACTGGCACCCCAACTTGACCATCAACATGGTGGACGACCACACGCCCTGGGTGAAGGGCAGTGTGCCGCCCCCCCTGGACCAGT ATGTGAAGTTCGATGCCATCAGCGGCGACTACTACCCCATCCTCTACTTCAACGACTACTGGAACCTGCAGAAGGACTATTTCCCCATCAACGAGACCCTGCAGCGCCTGCCCTTCCGCCTTTCCTTCTGTCCGCTCTCCCTGTGGCGCTGGCAGCTCTACGCTGCCCAGAGCACTAAATCCCCCTGGAATTTCCTGGGAGAGGACCTCTACGAGCAGTCGGACGAGGAGCAGGACTCGGTGAAG GTTGCTCTCCTGGAGACAAATCCCTACCTGCTGGCGCTGACCATCATCGTCTCCATCGTGCACAGCATCTTTGAGTTCTTGGCCTTCAAAAACG ACATCCAGTTCTGGAACAGCCGGCAATCTCTGGAGGGGCTCTCCGTCCGCTCCGTCTTCTTCGGTGTCTTCCAGTCCCTTGTCGTCCTCCTCTACATCTTGGACAACGAAACCAACTTTGTGGTGCAAGTCAGCGTCTTCATTGGGCTCCTCATCGACCTCTGGAAGATCACAAAGGTCATGGACGTCCGG CTGGACCGAGAGAACAAGGTAGCAGGAGTGTTTCCCCGCATAACCTTCAAAGACAAGTCGACCTACATCGAGTCTTCCACGAAGGTGTACGACGAC ATGGCTTTCCGGTACCTCTCGTggattcttttccctttgctgggCTGTTACGCCGTGTACAGCCTGCTCTACCTGGAGCACAAGGGCTGGTACTCGTGGGTGCTGAGCATGCTCTACGGCTTCCTCCTGACCTTCG gcttCATCACCATGACCCCCCAACTCTTCATCAACTACAAACTGAAGTCGGTTGCCCACCTGCCGTGGCGGATGCTGACCTACAAAGCCCTCAACACCTTCATTGATGACCTCTTTGCCTTCGTCATCAAGATGCCCATGATGTACAGGATAGGCTGCCTGCGGGACG aCGTCGTCTTCTTCATTTACCTCTACCAACGCTGGATCTACCGCGTCGACCTCACGCGCGTCAACGAATTCGGTGTCAGCGGGGAGGACCAGGTCTCCTCTCGCCCCCCCctgcccggcagcccccccACAACGCTGCCCGTTGGGGTCCCCCCGAGTCCCCCAGGGGGCGAAAAACCACCAGAGgacaagaagaaagattaa